One window of the uncultured Fibrobacter sp. genome contains the following:
- the argF gene encoding ornithine carbamoyltransferase, giving the protein MIDRNKHFLRLMDWSEEKILETIDIASRLKAEVHAGKVSDRLHGQNIAMFFEKPSLRTITTFQVGMNQLGGHAVLLAPDSIGLGKRESVKDVARCLSRWVNAIVVRCFKQDLVEQLAEYGSVPVVNALTDDYHPCQAIAFAQMIKENLGGFKNEGGKPKTVAFIGDGNNVANSFLALASKVGMNFTLACPKGFEQPAKVVEEAEAGLKKHGCQYRVFHDPKEAVKDADILYSDVWVSMGQEGEKATKQSHFLPFQINDELLKLAPAHCKVSHCLPAHRGEEITDSVMDNLDVNMSFEEAENRLHAHKAVLWQVMEPFAK; this is encoded by the coding sequence ATGATTGATCGCAACAAGCATTTCCTCCGCCTCATGGACTGGAGCGAAGAAAAAATCCTGGAAACTATCGATATTGCCTCCCGCCTCAAGGCGGAAGTCCACGCCGGCAAGGTGTCCGACCGTCTGCACGGCCAGAACATCGCCATGTTCTTCGAAAAGCCCTCTCTGCGAACTATCACCACTTTCCAGGTGGGCATGAACCAGCTCGGCGGCCACGCCGTATTGCTCGCCCCCGATTCCATCGGTCTTGGCAAGCGCGAAAGCGTCAAGGACGTCGCCCGTTGCCTTAGCCGCTGGGTGAATGCCATCGTGGTTCGCTGCTTCAAGCAGGACCTGGTGGAACAGCTCGCCGAATACGGTAGTGTGCCGGTCGTGAACGCCCTGACCGACGACTACCACCCATGCCAGGCAATCGCCTTTGCCCAGATGATCAAGGAAAACCTCGGCGGATTCAAGAACGAGGGTGGCAAGCCGAAGACCGTCGCCTTCATCGGTGACGGCAACAACGTCGCCAACTCTTTCCTCGCCCTCGCCTCCAAGGTGGGCATGAACTTCACGCTCGCCTGCCCGAAGGGTTTCGAACAGCCCGCGAAGGTGGTAGAAGAAGCGGAGGCCGGCCTCAAGAAGCACGGTTGCCAGTACCGCGTATTCCACGATCCGAAGGAAGCCGTCAAGGACGCCGACATCCTTTATAGCGACGTTTGGGTTTCTATGGGTCAGGAAGGCGAAAAGGCCACCAAGCAGAGCCACTTCTTGCCGTTCCAGATCAACGACGAGCTCCTGAAACTCGCTCCGGCTCACTGCAAGGTCAGCCACTGCTTGCCGGCTCACCGCGGCGAAGAAATCACGGACTCCGTGATGGACAACCTCGACGTGAACATGAGCTTCGAAGAAGCAGAAAACCGCCTGCACGCTCACAAGGCTGTCTTGTGGCAGGTGATGGAGCCTTTCGCTAAATAA
- the rsmG gene encoding 16S rRNA (guanine(527)-N(7))-methyltransferase RsmG: MASNWSKKPFSRESSQTRGGTSRQPSRNASAAGRDFVPHLKAPRTDFPLFNGKRVTPSLAGLDKLLHYYGVELQPETLKQIWEFHQLLRANNDDQDLTRLNAFETMVERHYADCTLINAYVPKWPARMIDVGSGAGFPGIPLKIVNPSIRLTLCEPRPNRINFLNMVIEKMGLKGIDVFGHKVTSRSMTIPVDGVISRAFELMEKTLPRIANSLKVGGRVFFMKGPAVADELKTFHPEDFGYKFVDKHFYTIPNSTQDRALVILERVE; this comes from the coding sequence ATGGCAAGTAACTGGTCAAAGAAACCGTTTTCTAGGGAGTCCTCGCAAACTCGAGGCGGAACATCCCGTCAACCGTCCCGCAATGCGTCTGCTGCAGGTCGCGACTTCGTGCCGCACCTCAAGGCACCCCGAACCGACTTTCCACTGTTTAACGGCAAGCGCGTTACGCCCTCTCTTGCAGGTCTCGACAAGTTACTGCATTACTACGGCGTGGAACTCCAGCCCGAAACGCTCAAGCAGATTTGGGAATTTCACCAGCTGCTCCGGGCGAATAACGACGACCAGGACTTGACGCGTCTGAACGCTTTTGAAACGATGGTGGAGCGTCACTATGCCGACTGTACGCTGATTAATGCGTATGTGCCCAAGTGGCCTGCCCGCATGATTGACGTAGGGAGTGGCGCCGGTTTTCCGGGAATTCCGCTCAAGATCGTGAACCCCTCCATTCGCCTTACTTTGTGCGAACCGCGCCCGAACCGCATCAACTTCCTCAACATGGTCATCGAAAAAATGGGCCTCAAGGGTATCGACGTGTTCGGTCACAAGGTCACGAGCCGCAGCATGACTATCCCCGTGGACGGAGTCATCAGCCGCGCTTTCGAACTCATGGAAAAGACGCTTCCGCGCATCGCCAATTCGCTCAAGGTGGGCGGCCGCGTATTCTTTATGAAAGGCCCCGCCGTCGCAGACGAACTCAAGACTTTTCATCCCGAAGATTTTGGCTACAAGTTTGTAGACAAGCATTTCTACACTATCCCGAACAGTACGCAAGACCGCGCCCTTGTAATTCTTGAGCGTGTAGAATAG
- a CDS encoding NUDIX hydrolase, producing MEFESIEKIHQGKFITRYNIHYRTVSGKSKTYEMISRNPDITGIKDMLEKKPHAVVMIMHDCTGQKLLLCKEYRMAVGESIYNFPAGLIDPGESYEEAAARELREETGLSLMRIDEVWKPSYSAVGFSNERNVVVVGVAGGEICPSDSELEEIQAEWFDKKQIREILKDERLSARTQTYCALWSRQ from the coding sequence ATGGAATTTGAATCGATCGAAAAAATCCATCAGGGAAAATTCATTACCCGCTACAATATCCACTACAGAACGGTCAGTGGCAAGTCAAAGACGTACGAGATGATCAGTCGTAATCCCGACATTACGGGAATCAAGGATATGCTCGAAAAGAAACCGCATGCCGTCGTGATGATCATGCATGATTGCACCGGCCAAAAATTGTTGCTTTGCAAGGAATACCGCATGGCCGTGGGTGAGAGCATCTACAATTTCCCGGCGGGCCTAATTGACCCCGGCGAAAGCTACGAAGAGGCGGCTGCTCGCGAACTCCGCGAAGAGACGGGGCTTTCGCTCATGCGTATTGACGAGGTGTGGAAGCCGAGTTATTCGGCGGTAGGTTTCTCGAACGAGAGAAATGTCGTTGTCGTTGGTGTGGCCGGTGGAGAGATCTGCCCGAGTGATTCCGAACTCGAAGAAATTCAGGCGGAATGGTTCGACAAGAAGCAAATCCGCGAAATCCTAAAGGATGAACGCCTTTCCGCGAGAACGCAGACTTATTGCGCCTTGTGGAGCAGGCAGTAG
- a CDS encoding epoxyqueuosine reductase QueH, whose amino-acid sequence MPDQVGHDKGHPKHNYQRDLDYIIRRLERTGEVPTLLLHACCAPCSSYTIEYLSQYFKITLFYYNPNIAPDEEYRHRVEEIKRFVAEFKTKYPVTLIEGEYDPKKFYDVARGLENEPEGGARCRKCFELRLAESARLAEELNCEYFTTTLTISPMKNAQVLNEVVQEQCDIYGIKRLPSDFKKKGGYKRSIQLSAEYNLYRQNYCGCAYSKRDAEKREESR is encoded by the coding sequence ATGCCCGACCAAGTCGGGCATGACAAAGGCCATCCCAAGCATAATTACCAGCGCGACTTGGATTATATTATCCGCAGGCTGGAACGCACCGGCGAAGTTCCGACGCTTTTGCTGCACGCCTGTTGCGCACCGTGCAGCAGCTACACTATCGAATACCTGTCGCAGTACTTCAAGATTACGCTTTTCTACTACAACCCGAACATCGCTCCGGACGAAGAATACCGCCACCGCGTCGAAGAAATCAAGCGGTTCGTTGCCGAATTCAAGACGAAGTATCCGGTCACGCTGATCGAGGGTGAATACGACCCGAAGAAATTCTACGATGTCGCACGCGGGCTCGAAAACGAACCCGAAGGTGGCGCGCGCTGCCGCAAGTGTTTTGAATTGCGACTCGCCGAATCGGCCAGACTCGCGGAGGAACTGAACTGCGAATACTTTACCACCACGCTCACCATCAGCCCCATGAAAAATGCGCAGGTGCTGAACGAAGTGGTGCAGGAGCAGTGCGATATTTACGGAATCAAACGCCTGCCCAGCGACTTCAAGAAGAAGGGCGGCTACAAGCGCTCCATCCAGCTTTCAGCAGAGTACAACTTATACCGACAGAATTACTGCGGATGCGCGTATTCCAAGCGGGATGCGGAGAAGCGCGAAGAATCGCGCTAG
- a CDS encoding TIGR02147 family protein, giving the protein MNPITEYNDYRRYMRDYYEERKRTSYFSWREFAKLAGFSSSGYLKLVCDGKTRLRQDGALKVARAMELSGYRQEYFCLLVEFCDAPDERSRVQAFSRMRALMEGNGVRVLGAEAFDYYRSWVNPVVRELAPMMPGAKPSDIAKMCIPEVTAGEVRNSLELMVRANLLGRRPDGTYVQINKGLTGDPALLSASMKVMQKQVAQLAADALDNVPAEERDISGFTLGISENAYRRLVEEIAALRKRIKDIVSEDEGCNRVYRLNLQLFPLSEKRRNDNEDK; this is encoded by the coding sequence ATGAACCCGATTACGGAATACAACGATTACCGCCGCTATATGCGCGATTACTACGAGGAACGCAAGCGTACCTCGTATTTCTCGTGGCGTGAGTTTGCAAAACTGGCGGGCTTTTCTTCGTCGGGATATCTGAAACTGGTTTGCGACGGCAAGACGCGTCTCCGTCAAGACGGCGCTCTTAAGGTGGCGCGTGCCATGGAACTTTCCGGATACCGTCAGGAATATTTTTGCCTGTTGGTGGAATTCTGCGATGCGCCGGACGAACGCTCCCGTGTACAGGCTTTCTCCCGGATGCGCGCTCTGATGGAGGGGAATGGGGTGCGTGTCCTGGGAGCCGAGGCATTTGACTATTATCGTTCCTGGGTGAATCCTGTCGTGCGTGAACTTGCTCCGATGATGCCCGGGGCCAAGCCTTCGGATATTGCGAAGATGTGTATTCCCGAGGTGACGGCGGGCGAGGTCCGCAACTCGCTGGAACTGATGGTGCGTGCGAATTTGCTGGGACGGCGTCCTGACGGAACTTACGTGCAAATAAATAAGGGACTCACGGGCGATCCCGCCTTGTTGTCGGCGTCCATGAAGGTGATGCAAAAACAGGTGGCGCAACTGGCTGCCGATGCGCTGGATAATGTTCCTGCAGAGGAACGGGACATCTCGGGCTTTACCTTGGGCATTAGCGAAAATGCCTACCGCCGCCTGGTAGAAGAAATTGCGGCTTTACGCAAACGGATCAAGGATATCGTATCTGAAGACGAAGGGTGCAATCGAGTTTATCGGTTGAACTTGCAACTGTTTCCCCTAAGTGAAAAACGGAGGAATGATAATGAAGATAAATGA
- a CDS encoding aminotransferase class I/II-fold pyridoxal phosphate-dependent enzyme, with the protein MKPLSNRTEHFTESVIRHMTRIANACGAINLSQGFPDFDPPKALQDRLAEVAHTGPHQYAITIGAQNFREALSKKQEHFSGLRYDPQTEMVITCGSTEAMMITMMSVCNLGDKVVIFSPFYENYTADTILSGATPIYVPLDPHDFTFDANVLEDAMKQPGVKALVLCNPSNPSGKVFTREELQIIANLAIKYDLYVITDEVYEHIVFAPHRHTYIATLPGMRERTIECSSLSKSYSITGWRLGYVLAAEPVMNNIKKIHDFTVVGAASPLQETALTALNFDDDYYAELQAHYTHMKEIFTGGLRNLGFKFTEPQGTYFVMMDISEFGYKSDDQFCIDLAQKVGVAAVPGSSFFREPVNHLIRFHFAKKDETLIDALNRLESLRQKMK; encoded by the coding sequence ATGAAACCTTTAAGCAATCGTACGGAACATTTTACGGAATCGGTCATTCGTCACATGACGCGCATCGCGAACGCTTGCGGTGCAATCAACTTGTCGCAGGGTTTCCCGGATTTTGACCCGCCCAAGGCCTTGCAAGACCGCCTGGCCGAAGTCGCCCATACGGGCCCGCACCAGTACGCGATTACGATTGGTGCGCAGAATTTCCGCGAAGCGCTTTCCAAAAAGCAGGAGCATTTCAGCGGACTGCGTTACGACCCGCAAACCGAAATGGTCATCACCTGTGGCAGTACCGAAGCCATGATGATTACGATGATGTCGGTCTGCAATCTGGGCGACAAGGTGGTCATCTTTTCGCCGTTCTACGAGAACTACACCGCCGATACGATTCTGAGTGGGGCGACTCCGATTTACGTGCCGCTCGACCCGCACGATTTCACCTTCGATGCCAACGTCCTCGAAGATGCCATGAAACAGCCGGGCGTGAAGGCGCTCGTACTTTGCAATCCGTCGAACCCGAGCGGAAAAGTCTTTACCCGCGAAGAGCTGCAGATTATTGCGAACCTCGCTATCAAATATGATTTGTATGTAATCACCGACGAAGTCTACGAACATATCGTGTTCGCTCCGCACCGTCATACTTATATTGCGACGCTCCCGGGAATGCGCGAACGCACCATTGAATGTTCCAGCCTTTCCAAGAGCTATTCCATTACGGGCTGGCGCCTGGGCTATGTGCTCGCTGCCGAACCCGTCATGAACAACATCAAGAAAATTCACGACTTCACGGTGGTGGGGGCCGCCTCGCCGCTGCAAGAAACCGCACTCACCGCCCTCAATTTCGACGACGATTACTACGCGGAACTGCAGGCGCATTACACGCACATGAAGGAAATCTTTACCGGCGGTCTGCGCAATCTAGGTTTCAAGTTCACCGAGCCGCAGGGCACGTACTTCGTGATGATGGATATCAGCGAATTCGGCTACAAGTCCGATGACCAGTTCTGTATCGACCTCGCGCAAAAGGTGGGTGTCGCCGCAGTGCCGGGTTCCAGCTTTTTCCGCGAACCGGTGAATCACCTGATCCGCTTCCATTTCGCCAAGAAAGACGAAACCCTCATCGATGCGCTTAACCGTCTGGAAAGTCTTCGCCAGAAGATGAAATAA
- a CDS encoding ATP-binding protein, whose product MSIIGRNTEIQLLERHVASKNAEFIALYGRRRVGKTFLINQTFKDRFAFSMTGVLDGKKDEQISAFLDAMDIFGYETNERPQNWMEAFSQLRKALSSKISKESPCIVFIDEIPSLDTQGSGFTKALGHFWNSWAGNQDNFKLIVCGSATSWMIKNLIDSKGGLHNRITHEIKLLPFTLKETEEYLQSKNFTWTRQMILQSYMFTGGVAYYLSLFDECESLAQNIDRLYFSENGEMRREYKRLFKTLFNAAEPYMRIVETLAQKKQGMTRKELIEAMKSEKGGTLSEQLQNLVECGFIRKYMVREKKVIKENSGIYQLIDPFTLFHLYFNDKAKGDSRFLENHINTPVINTWLGLSFEKVCLLHVQQIKAALKIDGISTQQYSWRSKSKKTPAQIDLIIDRADGMINLCELKYSETDYALSETEYNKMERRFAAFLNEAETRKGIFKTLITASPLKKNQYSESVAVKLTADCLF is encoded by the coding sequence ATGAGCATCATTGGAAGAAATACCGAAATTCAGCTGCTGGAGCGCCACGTCGCCTCTAAAAACGCGGAATTCATCGCCCTATACGGTCGCCGTCGCGTAGGAAAGACATTCCTTATCAACCAGACATTCAAGGACAGATTCGCCTTCTCAATGACAGGCGTCTTAGACGGCAAGAAGGACGAACAAATAAGCGCATTCCTAGACGCGATGGACATCTTCGGATATGAAACCAATGAGCGCCCCCAAAATTGGATGGAAGCGTTCTCGCAACTACGCAAGGCATTATCAAGCAAAATTTCAAAAGAGTCACCCTGCATCGTTTTCATCGACGAAATTCCAAGCCTTGACACGCAAGGGTCCGGATTCACAAAAGCCCTCGGACATTTTTGGAACAGTTGGGCCGGGAACCAAGACAACTTCAAACTCATCGTATGCGGTTCGGCAACCTCCTGGATGATCAAGAACCTCATTGATAGCAAGGGAGGACTCCACAACAGGATTACACACGAAATAAAGCTTTTGCCCTTTACGCTCAAAGAAACCGAAGAATACCTGCAGTCCAAAAATTTCACCTGGACCAGGCAAATGATTTTGCAGTCGTACATGTTCACAGGCGGAGTCGCCTATTACCTCAGCCTTTTCGACGAATGCGAGAGTCTCGCACAAAACATAGACAGGCTCTATTTCTCGGAAAATGGAGAAATGCGCCGCGAGTACAAGCGACTTTTCAAAACACTGTTCAATGCGGCAGAGCCCTACATGCGAATCGTGGAAACCCTCGCTCAAAAGAAGCAAGGCATGACGCGCAAAGAACTTATCGAAGCTATGAAATCCGAAAAAGGAGGAACGCTCTCCGAACAATTGCAAAATCTGGTAGAATGCGGTTTTATCCGAAAATACATGGTGCGAGAAAAAAAAGTCATCAAGGAAAACAGCGGAATCTACCAACTCATCGACCCATTTACCCTGTTCCACCTATATTTCAATGACAAGGCAAAGGGCGACAGCCGCTTTTTGGAAAACCACATCAACACCCCCGTCATAAACACTTGGCTAGGGCTTTCGTTTGAAAAAGTCTGCCTGCTCCACGTACAGCAAATCAAGGCCGCGCTCAAGATAGACGGGATTTCGACACAGCAATACTCCTGGCGAAGCAAAAGCAAAAAGACACCGGCTCAGATAGACCTGATAATCGACCGCGCAGACGGAATGATCAATCTCTGCGAGCTAAAATATTCCGAAACAGATTACGCCCTTAGCGAGACGGAATACAACAAGATGGAACGCCGTTTTGCCGCATTCCTCAACGAGGCAGAGACACGCAAAGGCATCTTCAAGACGCTCATTACGGCAAGCCCCTTGAAGAAGAACCAATACTCGGAATCTGTCGCCGTCAAACTGACTGCGGATTGCTTGTTTTAA
- a CDS encoding zinc ribbon domain-containing protein — protein sequence MFCHNCGKQVPKNAFFCDRCGAKLLGTGSPDSPNSAGLGKNGPRNSSVAAVLALLLGLLGAHDFYCGNTKHGVVKLILTLTGIASIISFVWSVIDLIHLGKGTYIDGDGCPLAPVSWLKWVALLIAFVSLVYVACMGVLVWILISYFVNSYSELGLIAQEYKARQATYLAAKGRFGDVADIGFLVPNSENFRFHFSRDRMQFESKKMLGDCPQRTKWELRVISESEEMFTICGLAEIGESDESIRLDKELQKMLEEKSPDKGFASTLKKVQKMHRSCEKLAKPFFSQCDSVVEANVPMNADSLFWEIAYSSTFYLKTEFSRYLDQQKERRRYLNEFGSWRLIDFYTLESDGYVLEELRQNNDVGISAITRKKIAGCPANSRIILSNNKKSRGSWKCKIESENNDACIRLYEGAGFLDICEWMQESSQNGDPQNTWHIVE from the coding sequence ATGTTTTGTCATAACTGCGGTAAACAAGTCCCTAAAAATGCATTTTTCTGCGACCGGTGTGGTGCAAAATTGCTGGGAACTGGTTCTCCTGATTCTCCAAATAGTGCTGGCTTAGGAAAAAATGGTCCTCGAAATTCCAGTGTGGCTGCGGTATTGGCTCTGCTTTTGGGATTACTTGGCGCTCATGATTTCTATTGTGGAAATACGAAACATGGCGTAGTCAAGTTGATATTGACCTTAACTGGAATTGCGTCGATAATCTCGTTTGTCTGGAGCGTGATAGATTTAATCCACTTAGGAAAGGGAACCTATATTGACGGTGATGGGTGTCCCTTGGCTCCAGTGTCTTGGCTGAAATGGGTGGCTTTGCTTATTGCCTTTGTATCCTTGGTATATGTAGCCTGCATGGGAGTTTTAGTGTGGATTCTTATATCGTATTTTGTGAACTCCTACTCGGAACTTGGATTGATTGCCCAAGAATACAAGGCTCGGCAGGCAACCTATCTTGCCGCCAAAGGCAGATTTGGCGATGTTGCTGATATTGGATTTTTGGTCCCGAACAGTGAAAATTTCAGGTTCCATTTTTCTAGGGACAGGATGCAGTTTGAATCCAAGAAAATGTTGGGAGACTGTCCTCAACGGACAAAATGGGAACTTCGGGTTATTTCTGAAAGCGAGGAAATGTTTACAATTTGCGGGCTTGCGGAAATAGGTGAAAGTGATGAATCTATTCGTTTGGACAAAGAACTACAAAAAATGCTTGAAGAGAAGTCTCCAGACAAGGGCTTTGCGTCCACATTGAAGAAAGTGCAGAAAATGCATCGATCGTGTGAAAAGTTGGCTAAACCATTCTTTAGCCAATGTGATTCAGTCGTAGAAGCAAATGTACCGATGAATGCTGACTCACTCTTTTGGGAAATAGCGTATTCCAGTACCTTTTATCTAAAAACGGAATTTAGTAGGTATCTTGATCAACAGAAAGAACGCCGTCGTTACTTGAATGAATTTGGGTCATGGAGATTGATTGATTTCTATACACTAGAGTCGGATGGATATGTGTTAGAAGAGTTACGCCAAAATAATGATGTTGGAATTTCTGCGATTACAAGGAAAAAGATCGCAGGATGCCCTGCAAATTCGCGTATTATTCTTTCGAATAATAAAAAATCTCGAGGTTCCTGGAAATGCAAAATTGAATCCGAAAACAACGATGCCTGTATAAGGTTATACGAGGGGGCTGGATTCCTCGATATATGTGAATGGATGCAAGAAAGTTCCCAGAATGGTGATCCTCAAAATACATGGCACATAGTGGAATAA
- a CDS encoding AgmX/PglI C-terminal domain-containing protein, producing the protein MKKNVLLLLLVCGFSFADDCYRSELAEWKDVPTVYGKNVGSDDKPELRFSFAAGNHCKVYYRKFLENGNGDSRAVAVVKNTPTDEGRILWAWYSTKKGVPDSAYVDNEGNFFAAEGLGKNGIRPPTDLKPPKSGSKVSTAASNSTRTLSAWDVENSVLAPLTFGEVMFNESKMLYSVAKKSGKDDKILLVGLYDVDYIYEAGFKRFFYASDEDHNNEMGVKEMKLVLGLLGRRVLKDTSFRAYDLMKNPKFTKKLAKDIDKVLKDVAGLQTTGKSRSRPKADGGFNLDYAEKKENKENEELACLLCGGGGITTREKGSVKTPSERDIDMGAGGGSRSAADIMKVVRQRTPGLRHIYNKFLKKKPGFQGKVTLKFTIAPGGEIISISIASSTTGYGEFDDEIKNAVSRWKFSKVKSGNTTVTIPFTFSE; encoded by the coding sequence ATGAAAAAAAACGTTTTACTGCTGCTTTTGGTATGCGGTTTTTCATTTGCAGATGATTGCTATAGGTCAGAGTTGGCCGAGTGGAAGGACGTGCCTACAGTGTATGGCAAAAATGTTGGCTCTGATGATAAACCCGAATTGCGTTTTTCGTTTGCCGCAGGAAATCATTGCAAAGTTTACTATAGAAAATTTTTAGAAAACGGTAACGGCGATAGTAGAGCCGTCGCTGTCGTAAAAAACACTCCGACAGATGAAGGGCGAATCCTGTGGGCATGGTATTCCACCAAAAAAGGAGTGCCTGATAGTGCCTATGTCGATAATGAGGGTAACTTTTTTGCGGCGGAAGGTCTTGGAAAAAATGGCATACGGCCTCCGACGGATTTGAAACCTCCAAAATCCGGCAGCAAGGTTTCTACGGCAGCCTCTAATTCTACGCGAACCTTGTCTGCCTGGGATGTTGAGAATAGTGTGCTCGCTCCGCTGACATTTGGAGAGGTGATGTTTAATGAATCCAAGATGCTGTATTCTGTTGCTAAGAAGTCTGGGAAGGACGACAAAATTCTTCTTGTTGGGTTATATGATGTAGATTATATTTATGAGGCTGGCTTCAAGAGATTTTTTTATGCGTCTGATGAAGATCATAATAATGAAATGGGTGTAAAGGAAATGAAATTGGTGTTAGGTTTGCTTGGACGACGGGTCCTGAAGGACACTTCTTTTCGTGCATACGACCTGATGAAGAATCCGAAGTTCACTAAGAAGCTCGCTAAGGATATCGACAAGGTTTTGAAGGACGTTGCCGGTCTCCAGACGACGGGTAAGAGCCGTAGCCGCCCTAAGGCTGACGGTGGCTTCAACCTCGATTACGCCGAAAAGAAGGAGAACAAAGAAAATGAGGAACTCGCTTGCCTCCTTTGCGGCGGTGGCGGTATCACTACCAGGGAAAAGGGCTCTGTCAAGACCCCGTCAGAACGCGATATCGACATGGGTGCCGGTGGTGGATCTCGTTCCGCTGCAGACATCATGAAGGTTGTGCGTCAGCGTACTCCGGGTCTCCGCCACATCTACAACAAGTTCCTGAAGAAGAAACCGGGCTTCCAGGGTAAGGTTACCTTGAAGTTCACGATCGCTCCGGGTGGCGAAATCATCAGCATCTCCATTGCTTCTTCTACGACCGGTTACGGCGAATTTGATGACGAAATCAAGAATGCTGTAAGCCGCTGGAAGTTCAGCAAGGTGAAGTCTGGTAACACTACCGTTACGATTCCGTTTACATTTTCAGAGTAA